A window from Theobroma cacao cultivar B97-61/B2 chromosome 3, Criollo_cocoa_genome_V2, whole genome shotgun sequence encodes these proteins:
- the LOC18605052 gene encoding vinorine synthase — protein sequence MEIQIISRETIKPSSPTPHHLRTHKLSLLDQLVPPVNIPVLLFYSATAENPRKRSLQLKESLSKTLVHFYTFAGRLSESFSIDCNDNGATYIEAQVAIDMSVVLKETEIDLLLQLLPCDPHENLAEPSAQVVLSIQVNYFACGGMAICVCVHHAVADASAVATFLQSWAAVACGANLTDTETFDCTSLFPRQDLSGFWEVLEENKDLIIREDVVTTRFLFDRSKIDVLRDEIGNGSSLYRPTRVEAVSALIWNAMVASIAEYDKTIPIYVATSVNLRKRMNFPFPQKCVANVSQFIMTELPIEKTKNLSNLAGNLHDSITKVDDEYVRKLHAGGAYLNIMKGAIKGFGKNWIFSFSSWCRFPFYETDFGWGKPIWFGTTLRLNRVAFFLDTNDGGGIEAWITLTQEEMVKLEKDTGILDYATFKPST from the coding sequence ATGGAAATTCAAATCATCTCCAGAGAAACAATCAAACCTTCTTCTCCAACGCCACACCACCTAAGAACCCATAAGCTTTCTCTACTCGATCAGTTAGTCCCTCCTGTTAACATTcctgttcttcttttttactCGGCTACCGCTGAGAACCCAAGAAAAAGATCTCTTCAACTCAAAGAGTCTCTCTCGAAAACATTGGTCCACTTCTATACATTTGCGGGACGACTTAGTGAAAGCTTTTCTATTGACTGTAATGACAACGGTGCCACCTATATTGAAGCCCAGGTAGCCATTGACATGTCCGTTGTCCTTAAAGAAACAGAAATCGATCTTCTGCTACAGTTACTACCGTGTGATCCACATGAGAATTTAGCTGAACCAAGTGCTCAGGTTGTGCTATCTATTCAGGTGAACTACTTTGCTTGTGGTGGCATGGCAATCTGCGTTTGTGTTCATCATGCGGTAGCTGATGCCTCAGCAGTAGCAACCTTTCTTCAAAGCTGGGCAGCCGTTGCTTGTGGCGCCAATCTTACTGACACCGAGACTTTCGATTGCACTTCTCTCTTCCCCCGGCAAGATTTATCAGGCTTTTGGGAGGTCcttgaagaaaacaaagatCTGATAATCCGCGAAGACGTTGTTACAACGAGGTTCTTGTTTGATAGGTCTAAGATAGATGTTTTGAGAGATGAAATTGGCAACGGATCATCTTTATATCGTCCAACACGTGTGGAGGCAGTGTCAGCGCTCATTTGGAATGCCATGGTAGCCTCCATTGCAGAATATGATAAAACTATTCCCATTTACGTGGCAACTTCTGTGAATCTACGAAAGAGAATGAATTTTCCATTCCCACAAAAATGTGTTGCAAATGTCTCCCAATTCATAATGACGGAATTACCGATCGAGAAGACGAAGAACCTTAGCAATCTAGCTGGAAACTTACATGATTCCATAACGAAGGTAGATGATGAATACGTGAGAAAGCTTCATGCAGGCGGTGCTTACCTTAACATCATGAAAGGTGCAATCAAAGGATTCGGAAAGAATTGGATTTTTAGTTTTAGCAGTTGGTGTCGGTTCCCATTCTATGAAACTGATTTCGGATGGGGAAAGCCCATCTGGTTTGGAACTACTCTAAGGCTTAACAGGGTTGCCTTTTTCCTGGATACTAATGATGGTGGGGGCATAGAAGCATGGATCACATTGACCCAAGAAGAAATGGTCAAACTTGAAAAAGACACTGGCATCCTTGATTATGCGACTTTTAAACCAAGCACATAA